The proteins below are encoded in one region of Aestuariivirga litoralis:
- a CDS encoding Nramp family divalent metal transporter produces the protein MDSATHEAALPSRTGFTHALDESYRTVKTDHATGWRRLLAFLGPGFLVAVGYMDPGNWATSIAGGASEGYTLLSVVLASSLMAMLLQALTARLAIATGFDLARACREYYPRPVAMVLWVLAEVAIIATDIAEVVGTAIGLQLLFGIPITIGVLVTAIDVLLILALQRFGFRKLEAFVIALLLVIFISFIIQMLLAQPVWSEVAAGLVPSTRIAAEPALLYLALGIIGATVMPHNLYLHSGIVQTRAYGSSESEKRSALKFAVLDSTIALSFAFLVNAAILILAAATFFKAGAVHIKEIGEAQAMLTTLLGGMLAPQLFAIALLCCGLNSSVTGTLAGQIVMEGFLNIRLPPWARRMITRLIAIVPAILVTLYYGETGTGALLIFSQVVLAFQLPFAIVPLLHFTGSKAKMKTLSTPLIMAVAAWAIAALIIGLNIKLIVDVISS, from the coding sequence ATGGATTCAGCCACCCACGAGGCAGCCTTGCCATCCCGCACGGGTTTCACCCACGCGCTGGATGAATCCTACCGCACGGTCAAAACCGATCACGCCACCGGCTGGCGCCGCCTGCTCGCATTCCTCGGCCCCGGCTTTCTCGTTGCTGTCGGCTACATGGATCCCGGCAATTGGGCCACCTCGATCGCCGGTGGCGCATCCGAGGGCTACACCCTGCTGAGTGTCGTGCTGGCGTCGAGCCTCATGGCGATGCTGCTGCAGGCGCTGACTGCACGCCTCGCCATCGCCACCGGTTTTGATCTCGCCCGCGCCTGCCGCGAATATTATCCGAGGCCCGTCGCCATGGTGCTCTGGGTGCTGGCCGAAGTGGCCATCATCGCCACCGACATCGCCGAAGTCGTCGGCACTGCGATTGGCCTGCAATTGCTGTTCGGCATCCCCATCACAATAGGCGTGCTGGTCACCGCGATTGACGTGCTGCTCATCCTCGCCTTGCAGCGCTTCGGCTTCCGCAAACTGGAAGCTTTCGTGATCGCTTTGCTGCTGGTCATCTTTATCAGCTTCATCATCCAGATGCTGCTGGCCCAGCCGGTCTGGAGCGAAGTGGCCGCTGGCCTCGTCCCTTCAACCCGCATCGCTGCCGAGCCGGCATTGCTCTACCTCGCACTGGGCATCATCGGCGCCACCGTCATGCCGCATAATCTCTATCTGCATTCCGGCATCGTGCAGACCCGCGCCTATGGCAGCAGCGAATCCGAAAAGCGCAGCGCCCTCAAATTCGCTGTGCTGGATTCAACGATTGCGCTGTCCTTTGCCTTCCTCGTCAACGCCGCCATTCTCATTCTCGCCGCCGCCACGTTCTTCAAGGCCGGCGCTGTCCACATCAAGGAGATCGGCGAAGCGCAAGCGATGCTCACCACCTTGCTCGGTGGCATGCTCGCACCGCAACTTTTCGCCATCGCACTCCTGTGCTGCGGCCTGAATTCCTCGGTCACCGGCACGCTCGCCGGCCAGATTGTGATGGAAGGCTTCCTCAATATCCGCCTGCCACCCTGGGCCCGCCGCATGATCACAAGGCTCATCGCCATCGTGCCGGCCATCCTGGTTACGCTTTATTATGGCGAAACCGGCACTGGCGCGCTGCTGATTTTCAGCCAGGTCGTGCTGGCCTTCCAGCTGCCCTTCGCCATCGTGCCGCTGCTGCATTTTACCGGCTCCAAGGCCAAAATGAAAACCCTGTCCACGCCACTGATCATGGCGGTCGCCGCCTGGGCCATCGCTGCTTTGATCATCGGCCTGAACATCAAGCTGATCGTGGACGTGATCAGCTCCTGA
- the mntR gene encoding manganese-binding transcriptional regulator MntR, whose protein sequence is MKRKVASNILRSAAFSRTRADHSSELAHDYCELIAELIDEKGEARGTDIALRLGVANATVAKTMKRLAEQGLVEQEPYRAIFLTAEGWKIAEDVKRKHAIVRNFLLALGVSARAAEEDAEGMEHHVSAETLKAMARFLARNS, encoded by the coding sequence ATGAAGCGCAAAGTTGCCTCCAATATTCTCCGGTCTGCCGCCTTCAGCCGCACGCGGGCTGATCATTCCAGCGAGCTGGCGCATGATTATTGCGAGCTGATTGCCGAATTGATCGACGAGAAAGGCGAGGCGCGCGGCACCGACATTGCGCTGCGGCTGGGCGTGGCCAATGCCACAGTTGCCAAAACCATGAAGCGCCTGGCAGAGCAGGGGTTGGTGGAGCAGGAGCCTTACCGCGCCATTTTCCTCACTGCAGAAGGCTGGAAGATTGCCGAGGATGTGAAGCGCAAGCATGCCATCGTGCGGAATTTCCTGCTGGCGCTGGGGGTCTCAGCGCGTGCCGCAGAAGAAGATGCGGAGGGCATGGAACATCATGTGAGTGCCGAAACACTGAAGGCCATGGCGCGGTTTCTGGCGCGCAATTCATGA
- a CDS encoding WD40/YVTN/BNR-like repeat-containing protein has protein sequence MMRFLLVALALFWAGAAQAELKWQSTGPGGGGAFQSPAQSASGTVIVGSDLSGAYRSIDGGAHWQALGLDHGLGTTHVDSVAFDPAHEGVVLLAADDGLYRSADCGKAATDKCNFQKMLAGYATAVAVGDHNVAYVAGLNGFCQPGPLLARSADGGLSWHKAQAAGLPRNANVMALRLQPGNPKMVIALSSPWRFASPGACGAGWPDAAPAKAYISSDGGDHFAALDVEASQASAFTADAAFDLADPKRIWLSVAPAQNESPASKGDGEVWLSDGAAGPGQDFKRISAEHSGQIWPLRDGSIRLIDLRRVRPWFNTPIATKDEAGFWALKADGTATHVTSPQDYARWDMGWTGLAHNPQPSLNGNLQTVFFADDQNAWWVDDQFIYRTTDGGKTVNQSFTNKVASGFVSRKLDNAVPGVLVPSPADPNLLYAGYFDMGCWSTHAALAGNDQLAWADCNGPKSQAVPGVPLAASPLNGNWNGYGGNTSALAVDPKDPQTFWAVHAAHSFDFGNEQAGFPKITVSHDGFKTWTEITGNFTALSKGAAITDLKVDEPAVGKRRLWAAAGNRLFKLEDGGKDWQAVATPCDGGLQVLALQGRAMLAGGAKGVCYSHDAGASWAAWKNAMSLGEPRASWWAAFGASAQGVTDFAFVPGAPEQIYMTVMIPDWANDSNIAGLWKSVDGGVNWSQVKGLAEGHLERNFMRSVAINPKNPKMIVVGTSIASYAGGYLPAIKNMGAFVSRDGGASWSKAPENDGLAWPFITRLRFTGGEHPRLFGISPGQGIVYADGSGGE, from the coding sequence ATGATGCGGTTTTTGCTGGTCGCGCTGGCGCTGTTCTGGGCCGGGGCGGCGCAGGCGGAACTGAAATGGCAATCCACTGGGCCGGGCGGCGGCGGGGCTTTCCAATCACCGGCGCAGAGCGCTTCCGGCACAGTGATTGTCGGGTCGGATTTGAGTGGGGCTTACCGTTCGATCGATGGAGGCGCGCATTGGCAAGCGCTGGGGCTTGATCATGGCTTGGGCACCACGCATGTGGACAGTGTGGCGTTTGATCCCGCGCATGAAGGCGTGGTGCTGCTGGCGGCGGATGATGGGCTTTATCGCAGTGCCGATTGCGGCAAGGCAGCAACTGACAAATGCAATTTTCAAAAGATGTTGGCGGGGTATGCGACTGCGGTTGCGGTGGGCGATCATAACGTTGCCTATGTTGCGGGGCTCAACGGCTTCTGCCAGCCCGGCCCGTTGCTGGCGCGCTCTGCTGATGGTGGCCTGAGCTGGCACAAGGCGCAAGCCGCAGGCCTGCCGCGCAATGCCAATGTGATGGCGCTGCGTCTGCAGCCGGGCAATCCGAAAATGGTGATCGCACTCTCATCTCCGTGGCGCTTTGCGAGCCCTGGCGCTTGCGGTGCTGGTTGGCCCGATGCAGCTCCGGCGAAAGCCTATATCTCATCCGATGGGGGCGATCATTTTGCGGCGCTGGACGTGGAGGCGTCGCAGGCTTCGGCCTTCACAGCGGATGCGGCTTTTGATCTGGCAGACCCGAAGCGCATTTGGCTTTCAGTGGCGCCGGCGCAGAATGAATCACCGGCATCAAAAGGTGATGGCGAGGTGTGGCTGAGTGATGGTGCCGCGGGGCCGGGGCAGGATTTCAAGCGCATTTCCGCCGAACATTCAGGCCAGATCTGGCCGCTGCGCGATGGGTCTATCCGCCTCATCGATCTACGCCGCGTGCGGCCATGGTTTAACACGCCGATTGCCACCAAAGATGAAGCGGGCTTCTGGGCCTTGAAAGCTGATGGCACCGCCACGCATGTGACTTCACCGCAGGATTATGCGCGCTGGGACATGGGCTGGACTGGGCTGGCGCATAATCCGCAACCCTCGCTCAATGGCAATTTGCAGACGGTGTTTTTTGCCGACGACCAGAATGCCTGGTGGGTGGATGACCAGTTCATCTACAGGACCACCGATGGCGGCAAGACAGTGAACCAGAGTTTCACCAACAAGGTGGCAAGCGGGTTTGTGTCGCGCAAGCTCGACAATGCGGTGCCCGGCGTTCTGGTGCCGAGCCCGGCTGATCCCAATCTGCTTTATGCTGGCTATTTCGACATGGGCTGCTGGAGCACCCATGCGGCGCTGGCGGGCAATGATCAATTGGCATGGGCTGATTGCAATGGGCCAAAGTCGCAAGCGGTGCCCGGCGTGCCGCTCGCGGCTTCACCGCTCAATGGAAACTGGAACGGCTATGGCGGCAACACGAGTGCGCTGGCGGTTGATCCCAAAGATCCGCAGACTTTTTGGGCGGTGCATGCGGCGCATAGTTTTGACTTTGGAAATGAGCAGGCGGGTTTCCCCAAGATCACCGTGAGCCATGACGGATTCAAAACCTGGACAGAGATCACCGGTAATTTCACGGCGCTCTCCAAAGGCGCTGCAATCACCGATTTGAAAGTGGATGAACCGGCGGTAGGCAAGCGGCGGCTTTGGGCCGCAGCGGGCAACCGGCTGTTCAAGCTGGAGGATGGTGGGAAGGATTGGCAGGCCGTGGCCACGCCTTGCGATGGCGGTTTGCAGGTTCTGGCGCTGCAGGGCCGCGCGATGCTGGCTGGTGGGGCCAAGGGTGTGTGTTATTCGCATGATGCTGGCGCCAGTTGGGCAGCATGGAAAAATGCAATGAGTCTGGGTGAGCCCCGCGCCAGCTGGTGGGCGGCGTTTGGTGCCAGCGCGCAAGGTGTGACTGATTTTGCCTTTGTGCCCGGTGCGCCAGAGCAAATTTACATGACGGTGATGATCCCAGACTGGGCGAATGATTCCAACATCGCCGGGCTGTGGAAGAGCGTCGATGGTGGCGTGAACTGGTCACAAGTAAAGGGCCTGGCCGAGGGGCATCTGGAACGTAACTTCATGCGCAGCGTGGCGATCAATCCGAAGAACCCGAAGATGATTGTGGTGGGAACTTCGATTGCATCATACGCGGGGGGCTATCTCCCGGCGATCAAGAATATGGGCGCTTTTGTCAGCCGCGATGGCGGGGCAAGCTGGTCCAAGGCACCGGAGAATGACGGGCTGGCCTGGCCGTTCATCACGCGCCTGCGCTTTACCGGCGGTGAACATCCGCGCCTTTTCGGCATCAGCCCGGGGCAGGGGATTGTCTATGCCGACGGATCAGGTGGCGAATGA
- a CDS encoding sensor domain-containing phosphodiesterase — MNEHVPSTKFSPAVSDNIDSVLSAIRTYLGMDVAFLSEFRGELRVFRSVSAAAGDGAVKVGSTTPLAEGYCKHVVEGTLPQLIPNTADVPAAMALPETLKVPIGSHLSVPIRLSNGAVFGTFCSFSYEAKPGLSQRDLDLLQTFAEVVGRQIDEEIGANDETETRRARIRADLRKALVSGDPRIVYQPICNLADGKVNSVEALARFSSKTLQAPGVWYAEATEVGAVETLELLAVKRAIKGAKDLPGNLAIGINASAATILSAGFADALDDFNKSRIILELTERGGIDDYPGLMAALAPLRAKGMRIAIDDIGLGYSSLQHLLDARPDIIKFDNSITQDIENDRARQALVAAMVTFAQHANAAIVAEGIETAAQLQVLRKLGVQLGQGYYFSAAVPAEEISKLTSFSFAT, encoded by the coding sequence ATGAACGAGCACGTTCCAAGCACTAAATTTTCACCAGCCGTGTCTGACAACATCGACAGCGTGCTGTCCGCAATCCGCACATATCTGGGAATGGATGTCGCCTTCCTCTCTGAATTCCGTGGCGAACTGAGAGTCTTCCGCAGCGTCAGCGCCGCAGCTGGGGATGGCGCCGTCAAGGTCGGCAGCACCACGCCCCTGGCTGAAGGTTATTGCAAGCACGTCGTGGAAGGAACACTTCCGCAACTCATTCCCAACACCGCCGATGTACCTGCCGCCATGGCCCTGCCGGAAACCCTCAAAGTTCCAATCGGTTCGCATTTGAGTGTGCCTATCCGTCTCTCAAACGGTGCCGTCTTCGGCACCTTCTGCAGCTTCTCCTACGAAGCCAAACCCGGTCTGAGCCAACGCGATCTTGATCTGCTGCAAACCTTTGCAGAGGTGGTTGGCCGGCAGATCGACGAAGAAATCGGCGCCAATGACGAGACGGAGACCCGCCGCGCTCGCATCCGCGCTGATCTTCGCAAGGCCCTGGTTTCAGGAGATCCACGCATTGTCTATCAGCCCATTTGCAATCTGGCCGACGGCAAGGTGAATAGTGTCGAAGCGCTGGCACGCTTCAGCAGCAAAACATTGCAGGCGCCTGGTGTTTGGTACGCTGAGGCGACAGAAGTGGGTGCAGTCGAAACCCTTGAACTGCTCGCGGTAAAGCGCGCCATCAAGGGTGCGAAAGATCTACCAGGCAATTTGGCCATCGGCATCAACGCCTCTGCTGCAACCATTCTCAGTGCAGGCTTCGCTGACGCGCTGGACGATTTCAATAAATCGCGCATCATCCTCGAACTGACCGAGCGCGGTGGCATCGATGATTATCCGGGCCTGATGGCCGCTCTCGCACCATTGCGCGCCAAGGGCATGCGCATCGCGATTGACGATATTGGTTTGGGCTATTCCAGCCTGCAGCATTTGCTGGATGCACGGCCCGACATCATCAAATTCGACAACTCCATTACCCAGGACATCGAGAATGACCGCGCCCGCCAGGCGCTCGTCGCCGCGATGGTCACCTTCGCCCAGCACGCCAATGCCGCCATCGTGGCGGAAGGCATCGAAACCGCAGCCCAGCTTCAGGTGTTGCGCAAGCTGGGTGTGCAGCTGGGCCAAGGCTATTATTTCAGCGCGGCAGTTCCGGCGGAAGAGATCAGCAAGCTCACGTCCTTCTCATTCGCCACCTGA
- a CDS encoding glycosyltransferase family 2 protein yields METVSAALIVKNEKTFLPGCLASLEGHVDEIVIVDTGSSDGTREIAMNAGARVIDFAWRQDFAAARNTGLDAIRTSWILYIDADERLILPDGLRLATLLENPVAVGARVKFKSTLRGTAAREYRVFRNRADIRFVGAIHETMVPDLMRLRALENAEIIDIEAGIDHLGYEGDITHKHRRNLPMLRRMVQEWPDRLYYWLDLARALVALGEIEEARAVSIEGLARAEGKRDAATESIAALIALNYSALLLAQNEDAGAIIAQGLAFQPGAPPLLFLRARHQINAGDFTSAIVTLDQLMATDPATYLDSIVSFDERLLGAYALELKSVALLRLGDRPEAAACLRRASELEPAEISYRVKAIALGGPF; encoded by the coding sequence ATGGAGACGGTTTCCGCTGCGCTGATTGTCAAGAATGAAAAGACATTCCTTCCGGGGTGCCTGGCATCGCTTGAGGGCCATGTTGACGAAATCGTCATTGTGGATACTGGCTCTAGCGACGGAACGCGAGAGATCGCCATGAATGCTGGCGCCAGAGTGATTGATTTCGCCTGGCGCCAGGATTTTGCCGCTGCCCGCAACACCGGGCTGGATGCCATCAGAACCTCCTGGATTCTTTATATCGATGCTGATGAGCGGCTGATTTTGCCCGATGGCTTGCGCTTGGCAACCCTGCTCGAAAATCCTGTGGCAGTCGGCGCGCGCGTCAAATTCAAATCCACTCTTCGAGGCACGGCAGCCCGCGAATACCGGGTATTTAGGAACCGCGCTGATATTCGCTTCGTCGGCGCCATACACGAAACCATGGTACCCGATCTGATGCGCCTGCGCGCCTTAGAAAACGCCGAGATCATCGACATCGAAGCCGGAATTGATCATTTGGGTTATGAGGGTGACATCACCCATAAACACCGCCGCAACCTCCCCATGCTGCGCCGCATGGTGCAGGAATGGCCAGACCGGCTTTACTACTGGCTGGACTTGGCCAGGGCCTTGGTTGCATTGGGCGAGATTGAAGAGGCCCGCGCCGTTTCCATCGAAGGCCTGGCCCGCGCCGAGGGGAAAAGAGATGCCGCCACCGAATCCATCGCGGCTTTAATCGCTCTCAACTATTCTGCACTGCTGTTGGCGCAGAATGAAGATGCAGGCGCCATCATAGCCCAGGGCTTGGCCTTCCAACCCGGCGCCCCGCCGCTGCTGTTCCTACGGGCACGCCACCAGATCAATGCAGGTGATTTCACGTCTGCCATAGTGACCTTGGACCAATTGATGGCCACTGACCCCGCCACCTATCTCGATTCGATTGTATCATTTGATGAGCGCCTGCTCGGTGCCTACGCGCTGGAGCTCAAATCCGTGGCGCTGCTTCGCCTAGGCGATAGGCCAGAAGCAGCCGCCTGCCTGCGCCGCGCCAGTGAACTGGAACCAGCGGAAATATCCTATCGTGTGAAGGCGATAGCATTGGGTGGCCCGTTTTAA
- a CDS encoding PqqD family peptide modification chaperone, whose protein sequence is MELKPEMICVTETMLEKTQTPDGLILFQPESEKIHHLNATASMVFNLSDGTRSLGAIASAMQEAYALPQAPMAETLACAENLVSLGLLQCKL, encoded by the coding sequence GTGGAACTGAAGCCTGAAATGATCTGCGTGACCGAGACCATGCTGGAAAAAACCCAGACGCCGGACGGCCTGATTCTCTTCCAGCCAGAGAGCGAAAAAATCCACCACCTCAACGCCACGGCTTCCATGGTGTTCAACCTCTCGGATGGCACGCGCAGCCTGGGCGCAATCGCCTCCGCGATGCAGGAAGCCTATGCTTTGCCGCAGGCCCCGATGGCCGAAACGCTAGCTTGCGCCGAGAACCTCGTCAGCCTAGGCCTGCTTCAGTGCAAGCTGTAG